The Psychrobacillus sp. FSL K6-4046 DNA window AATTAAAGGTGGAAGCTTTTTAGTAGAGGATATTGAGGCAAGCCGCGTATTTACACCAGAGGATTTCAATGATGAGCAAAAAATGATTGCTAAAACAGCAGAAGACTATGTTAAAAACGAAGTATTACCTGTTGTGGAAAACCTAGAAAATCATGAGTTTGATCACTCTGTACGTTTATTGAAATCTGCTGGTGACTTAGGTCTTTTAGCAGCTGATATTCCAGAGGCATATGATGGCCTAGGATTAGACAAAATCTCTTCTGCATTAATCGCTGAAAAGCTATCAGTAGCAGGTGGATTCTCTATCACTCACGGAGCGCATGTAGGAATCGGTACGCTTCCAATCGTTCTTTTCGGTAATGAAGAACAAAAGAAAAAATACCTTCCAAGCTCAGCGTCAGGAGAAAAAATCTCTGCATACGCTTTAACAGAGCCAGGCTCAGGTTCAGATGCACTTGGAGCTAAAACAACAGCTAAATTAAATGAAGCAGGAACTCACTATGTCCTTAATGGTGAAAAGCAATGGATCACTAACGCAGGCTTTGCAGACGTATTCGTTGTTTACGCAAAAGTGGACGGAGACAAATTCTCTGCATTTATCGTGGAAAGAACATTCCCAGGAGTATCTGTAGGTGCAGAAGAGAAGAAAATGGGTATCAAATCTTCTTCTACACGTACGTTGATCCTAGAAGACGCACAGGTACCTGTTGAAAACCTATTAGGGGAAATTGGCCGTGGCCATATTATTGCATTCAACATCCTGAACATCGGTCGTTACAAATTAGGTGTAGGTACGATTGGTGGTTCTAAACGTGCATTAGAGCTAGCAATTACTTATTCTAATCAACGCCAACAATTTAAGACGCCTATTTCTTCATTCAATTTAACAAAGCAAAAGCTAGCAACTATGGCGTCTAAGCTATATGCAACAGAAAGCTTAATTTACCGTACAGTTGGTTACTTTGAGGATCGCATGAGCCAAATGAGCGAAGAAGATCAAAAAGACGGAACAAAAATTGCAGCTGCAATTGCTGAGTATGCGATTGAATGCTCTATTAACAAAGTAGTAGGGTCTGAGGTTCTAGATTACATCGCGGACGAAGCGGTTCAATTACATGGTGGGTACGGCTTTATGCAAGAATATGAAGTAGAGCGCATTTACCGCGACTCACGTATTAACCGTATTTTCGAAGGTACAAATGAAATCAACCGCTTAATCGTTCCAGGTACATTCCTGAAAAAAGCAATGAAGGGTGAATTACCACTTCTTCAAAAAGCACAAGGTCTGCAAGAAGAGCTATTAATGATGATGCCAGAGGAAGTTGGCGATGAAGCATTAGCCCAAGAAAAAGTGCTAGTTGCAAACGCTAAGAAAATCGGTATTTTAGCTGCTGGTATGGCTGCTCAACGTTTCGGGACAAAATTAGAAGCAGAGCAAGAAGTACTTGTACACATCGCAAACATTGCGAACAACATCTTTGCAATGGAATCAGCAGTACTTCGTACAGAAAAAGCGATCGCACGCAGTGGAGAAGAAAAAGCAACGCAAAAGCTTCTTTACACTCAAATCTTCTGCCAAGAAGCCTTCAATGAAATCGAAGCAGCAGCAAAAGAAACACTAATTGCTTCAGTTGATGGCGATAACTTACGTATGATGATTTCTGCACTTCGCAAGTTAACTCGCTACACACCATACAACGTGATCGAGAAAAAACGCGAAGCTTCCGTTAAGCTAATCGAAGCTGAAAAATTTGTAGTTTAATAACAGCATTGGCCATCTGGGACTCCAGATGGCTTTTTTGTTTAAGGGGGGATGAGATTATCACTGCTTAGACGTTGTTTATCATCGTTCAGAGAAAAAATATCACCGCTTAAGGAAATTCACGATAAATCTGTTTGAGAGATCGTCGAAATCTTGTTAGAAGCATCTCTTTTTATATAATAGTGTTTTTGCTTCTCTTTCTCTTGCATGAGTAACAAAATATTATTATGATAAAAAGAAAAAGGTGAGATATAAATGACAATCCAATTTTATGGATATCCAAAATGTAGTACATGCAACAAAGCAAGCAAATGGCTGAAAGATAACGATATCCCATTTGAGAACCATCATATCGTTGACGCACCGCCTTCAAAGGAACTTTTAAAGGAAATGGTGGCACAAGGCGATTATGAACTGAAAAAATTCTTTAATACTAGCGGCGTAAAATATCGTGAATTACAATTGAAGGACAAGCTTCCTACAATGTCGGAGGATGAGCAGTTAGAGCTGCTTGCTTCGGATGGAAAATTGATTAAACGACCTCTTGTATATAATGGACATAAGCTAACGCTTGGTTTTAAAGAAGAGCAGTTTGAAGACATGTGGAAAACCTCTTAAAGCACCTTGTATTTACTATGAAAATATGTGAATATTAAATAGAATGGATTAATTATTTGAGAGGGGTTTATTTATGAGCGTACCTAAAGATTTTAAGTACTCAGCTGAACATGAATGGGTAAAAAATGAGGACGGAAATGTCCGTATTGGAATTACTCATTTTGCACAATCTGAACTTGGAGATATCGTATTCGTTGAACTTCCACAAGTTGGCGATGAGATCAAGGCAGGAGACGCTTTTGGTAGCGTTGAATCCGTAAAAACTGTTTCAGAATTATATGCACCTATCAGTGGTAAAGTAGTAGAAGTAAATACTGAGCTAGAAGATAGCCCCGAATTTGTTAATGAATCACCTTATGAAAATGCATGGATGATCGTGGTTGAGCCTTCTGACGTATCAGAAGTGGACAGCTTATTATCTCCTGAAAAGTACGAAGAATTAATAGCAGAGTAATAATGAAAACGCCGGTTAATAATCGGCGTTTTTTTCATATAATAAAGGAAAGGATAAGTTGGGAGAGAAGCTAAATGGCACATGTATTTAGTGATAAAATTATTATCGTTGAGGGTAGGTCTGATAAGCTGCAATTATTAAGCCTTCTCGATGAATCTCCAGAAATTATATGTACTAATGGAACGATATCCGATGTAAAATTGGAGGAGCTATTAAGCCCTTATGATGGCTTGCCGATTTATGCTTTTCTAGATGCAGACAAATCCGGGGAACAAATTCGATCGGTCGTTAGGAAGGAGTATCCAGAGGCAATTCATTTGTATACGAACCCGACGTATGGCGAAGTAGCAAACACACCGGCGAAGGTTTTGGCATCTATATTAAAACGTGTTAATATTAAGGTGAAAAAAGAATTTTTACCTTAGGATGATGTGTATGAATGAATGGACTAGAGAACAATGGGATAGCGCTAAAAACAATTCAACACTTACCTTGTTTTATATCTATACGCCTATGTGTGGAACGTGTCAGGTAGCAAGTAAAATGATGAATGTTATTAAAGAAATGGTTACCTATCCAATTGGTCAGGCAAATATTAATTTTCTAGGTGATTTGGCGATAGAACAGGAAATTGAAAGCGTCCCTTGTCTTCTTATTACAAAACATGGGAAAGTGGAAAAGAAAATCTATGCTTTTCAATCAGTTCCTTACTTATTGGAAACAATAAAGGCTATTGACGAAGATGGAAACCTATGATAATATTCGTTATGTTGAAAACACAATTTAATAGTGTCGCTCTTATTAAGAGAGGTGGAGGGAAGTGCCCTTTGAAGCCCGGCAACCGTCATGAAAGTGAAATGGTGCCAAGTCACGCAAAGCTATAGCTTTGGGAAATGAGAGAATGGATGAACGTTATTTTAAATAGATAACATACACCCCTTCTGCTCTTTTGCAGAAGGGGTTTTTTATTAGGAAAGGTGGTCAGATTTACTTGATTAGTTTAAAAGAAGTTTCGAAAAGATTTATTACAAAGCAAGGAGAAATCGTTGCAGTTGATAGTGTAAATCTGGACATACAGCGTGGAGAAATTTTCGGGATTATTGGATACAGCGGAGCGGGCAAGAGTACGCTAATACGTTTGTTGAATGGGCTAGAAAAGCCATCTGACGGTCATATTACAGTGAATGGCCAGGAAATTACATCTATTAATGAGGACAAGCTTCGAAGCTTTCGTCAAAAAGTAAGCATGATCTTCCAGCATTTCAATTTACTATGGTCGCGAACAGTCGCTGAAAATATAGCATTCCCATTAGAAATTGCAGGAGTTCCAAAGGAAAAAAGAAAAGCTAGAGTAGAGGAGCTTTTAAGCCTTGTTGGATTGGAAGGAAGAGGAGACTCTTACCCATCTCAATTATCTGGAGGACAAAAGCAACGCGTAGGAATTGCAAGAGCGTTGGCTAATGGTCCAGAGGTATTGCTTTGTGATGAGGCAACATCAGCTCTTGACCCTGAAACAACCGACTCCATTTTAGACTTGCTCGTAAGCATTAATGAAAAACTAGGATTAACCATTGTGTTAATCACCCATGAGATGCAAGTTATTCAAAAGATCTGTAACCGAGTAGCGGTTATGGAAAATGGGCAAGTTGTAGAAGAGGGAGATGTGCTTGAGGTATTCCAAAAGCCACAACAGCCTATTACAAAGCGTTTCGTTTCTCAAATTTCAGATTCTAAAGAGCCAATTCAAACCATTCAAAACCTAGTTAAGCTTTATCCAAACGGCAAGCTAGTTAAGCTCGTTTTCGTTGGAGATACTACAGAGCAACCAATTCTTTCGAGATTAATCAAACAGTTCGATTTAGAGGTAAACATTGTCCAAGGGAATATCTCTCACACGAAAAGTGGAGCGTTCGGGACACTAATCCTGCAAATCGATGGAAATGAACAAGCGGTGGAAGATGCCATTCAATTTATCCACTCGCAAAAAGTTAAAACTGAGGTGATCAACAATGATTGAATCGTTATTTCCAAATGTTGATTGGCCTAAAATGTGGGAAGCCACTATAGAAACCCTTTATATGACTGCAATTTCTACAGTCCTAACAGCAATCTTTGGACTAATTTTAGGACTATTATTATTTTTGACAAGCCCACACCAAGCATGGGCAAATAAAATAGCAAACTGGTTGACCAGTGGAGTAGTCAATATTTTCCGTTCTATTCCGTTTATTATTTTAATCATTTTGTTGATACCATTTACAACGTTGTTGACGGGATCGATGCGTGGTCCGAATGCGGCCATCCCTGCATTAGTAATTGGAGCGGCTCCATTTTATGCCCGTATGGTTTTAATCGCACTACGAGAAATCGACAAGGGTGTTTTAGAGGCAGCTAAATCGATGGGTGCTAAAACCTCTACAATCATTTGGAAGGTTTTATTGCCAGAATCGATGCCAGCCTTAGTATCTGGTATTACCGTAACTTGTATATCACTAGTTGGTTATACAGCAATGGCGGGAATTATTGGAGCTGGAGGACTTGGGAATCTAGCATTTTTAGATGGATTCCAACGTGGACGCGGAGATGTAACGCTTATTGCTACTATTTTAATATTAATCATCGTCTTTATTCTACAATGGATTGGCGATATTATTACTACAAAAATTGATAAAAGATAGGGAGAGATTGAAAATGAAAAAATTATTGGCTGGGGTTTTATTATCTGTTAGTGCATTAACGCTTGCTGCTTGTGGTGATGAGGATAGCGACAAATTAGTTGTTGGTGCCTCTAACGTACCGCACGCAGAAATTTTAGAGCAGGTAGTACCTATTTTAGAAGAACAAGGCATTGAGCTTCAAATTGAAACGTACCAAGATTACGTACTACCAAATAAAGACTTAAATAATGGCGACCTAGATGCCAATTATTTTCAACATGCTCCTTATCTAGAATCACAAATGAATGATTTCGACTATGACTTCGTAAATGCTGGTGGCATCCATATCGAGCCGATTGGTCTTTACTCTCAAAAGTATGATTCGATTGAAGAGCTTCCTGAAGGAGCAACGATCCTAATGAGTAATTCGGTTGCTGACCATGGCCGTGTGCTAGCAATGCTAGAAGCAGAAGGGCTAATTACACTTGCTGAGGGAATAGATAAAACAAAAGCAGAAATTGATGACATTATAGACAACCCGAAAAACCTAGAATTCGATCCAAACTACGAAGCTGCTTTAATGGTTCAGCTATATGAAAACAATGAAGGCGACGCATTGCTAATCAACTCCAACTACGCAATCGATGCTGGCTTAAATCCACTAGAGGATGCAATCGCAATTGAAGACTCAGAATCTCCATACGTAAACCTAGTAGCGGTAAACGCAGGTGACGAAAAAGACGAGCGCATCAAAGCACTAGTAGAAGCACTACAATCCAAAGAAATTCAAGATTTCATCTTAGAAGAATGGGGCGGAGCAGTAGTTCCGGTGAAATAATTGATATAGTTGTAGAGTGAAGCAAGCACCTGGTGTGCTTGCTTTTTTTTTGTGGGGTGGGAGAGGTGTGGGTTAAGGGGGAGAAAGCCCGTAAACGTGAGAACCGCCCGTAAACTAACGGAAAGTGTCCCATAAAGGGTGTGAAAGCGCCCATAAACCAGTTGAAACTGACCCATAAATGAAAGAAAAGCGCCCATAAACGTGAGAACCGCCCATAAGCTAGCGGAAAGTGTCCCATAAAGGGTGTGAAAGCGCCCATAAATCAGTTGGAATTAACCTATAAATGAAAGAAAAGCGCCCATAAACGCGAGGATCGCCCGTAAACTAGTGCAAAGTGTCCCATAAAGGGTGTGAAAGCGCCCATAAACCAGTTGAAACTGACCCATAAATGAAAGAAAAGTGCCCATAAACGTCAGAACCGCCCATAAACCAGTTAAACTAATCCCTCGATCGAACCCATAAAAACCTACATATACTCTCTTAAATGTTTCATCACAAATAGGTTTAATTACCAAATTAATGGTATCTTTCTTAAGGTAATTTTGCTAATCTAAAATTGAGGTGATGACTATTGATTATCAAAAAATATGCGGAATCGGAACAACTGAAAGCAATGAGATTATTATTGAATCGACTACCTTTGAGGCACCCGTTTTATCCCAAGCTAGCCACAGAAATACAGACAACGATGGCAGGTGATTATGGCGAGGAAATGGTTTATAGAGAATTGGAGAGGATGCGTTTACCTTATAATTATTTCTTATTACATAAGGTAATGCTGCGTACGGAAAAGTTATTTGAAATTGATTTTCTATTACTAACCCCTTTTGGTGCAGTTATTCTTGAAATAAAAAACATTATTGGATCGCTCGAATTTAAAGTGAATCCTTCTCAATTAATACAAACCAAAGATAATGGCGAGATTAAAAAGTACCCTTGCCCCGTTAATCAGTTAAATGAGTATTCCTATTTATTGTCTAATTTCTTTACACATCATAATCTTACGATACCAGTCTTTGGCGCTATTGTTTTTGCCTCTAAAAATAGCCATGTTAAAGCTACAAACAATGATACGACCATTCTTTATAAGAATGAGGTCTATTCATTCCTTCGAAATCTCCAAAATAAATCTACTATAGTACCCGATTCTAAACTTAATCAGGTAAAAAATCTGATTTTAAAACATAATTCCCCATTTGAATTCTTTCCCTTAACGAAACATTATTCAATAGAAGTAAGTGATTTAATCTCAGGCGTAGCTTGTGAAGGCTGTGGACAGGTAGGTATGAATAAAATTAAAAATATTTGGTATTGTAAAAGCTGTCAGTATGCTGACAAATATGCTTCGCTAAAATCACTTCAGCATTATTTTTGGCTATATGATGACCTTCTGACCAATAAAGCTTGTAGAAAATTTTTACTCTTAGACAGTCGCTATGAGGTGAAGAGGCTATTAAGGAAAGCAAACCTCTTAAAATTAGGAAAATATAAAACTACACAGTATAAAAGAAAGAATTAACTTCCCTGCACAAAACTTTTTTAAAATGATTCATTTCTCCCCTTTTTAATTTCACCTAAATTATTTCCAATTAAATAAACTTCTAATTATCGAAAACGATCAGCTGGAAGCTAATTCCTCTCAGGCGCATGAGGGGGGGATTTAAAATAGTAGA harbors:
- a CDS encoding acyl-CoA dehydrogenase family protein, yielding MTQVQDAIKGGSFLVEDIEASRVFTPEDFNDEQKMIAKTAEDYVKNEVLPVVENLENHEFDHSVRLLKSAGDLGLLAADIPEAYDGLGLDKISSALIAEKLSVAGGFSITHGAHVGIGTLPIVLFGNEEQKKKYLPSSASGEKISAYALTEPGSGSDALGAKTTAKLNEAGTHYVLNGEKQWITNAGFADVFVVYAKVDGDKFSAFIVERTFPGVSVGAEEKKMGIKSSSTRTLILEDAQVPVENLLGEIGRGHIIAFNILNIGRYKLGVGTIGGSKRALELAITYSNQRQQFKTPISSFNLTKQKLATMASKLYATESLIYRTVGYFEDRMSQMSEEDQKDGTKIAAAIAEYAIECSINKVVGSEVLDYIADEAVQLHGGYGFMQEYEVERIYRDSRINRIFEGTNEINRLIVPGTFLKKAMKGELPLLQKAQGLQEELLMMMPEEVGDEALAQEKVLVANAKKIGILAAGMAAQRFGTKLEAEQEVLVHIANIANNIFAMESAVLRTEKAIARSGEEKATQKLLYTQIFCQEAFNEIEAAAKETLIASVDGDNLRMMISALRKLTRYTPYNVIEKKREASVKLIEAEKFVV
- a CDS encoding arsenate reductase family protein, with protein sequence MTIQFYGYPKCSTCNKASKWLKDNDIPFENHHIVDAPPSKELLKEMVAQGDYELKKFFNTSGVKYRELQLKDKLPTMSEDEQLELLASDGKLIKRPLVYNGHKLTLGFKEEQFEDMWKTS
- the gcvH gene encoding glycine cleavage system protein GcvH, which translates into the protein MSVPKDFKYSAEHEWVKNEDGNVRIGITHFAQSELGDIVFVELPQVGDEIKAGDAFGSVESVKTVSELYAPISGKVVEVNTELEDSPEFVNESPYENAWMIVVEPSDVSEVDSLLSPEKYEELIAE
- a CDS encoding toprim domain-containing protein, translated to MAHVFSDKIIIVEGRSDKLQLLSLLDESPEIICTNGTISDVKLEELLSPYDGLPIYAFLDADKSGEQIRSVVRKEYPEAIHLYTNPTYGEVANTPAKVLASILKRVNIKVKKEFLP
- a CDS encoding thioredoxin family protein; amino-acid sequence: MNEWTREQWDSAKNNSTLTLFYIYTPMCGTCQVASKMMNVIKEMVTYPIGQANINFLGDLAIEQEIESVPCLLITKHGKVEKKIYAFQSVPYLLETIKAIDEDGNL
- a CDS encoding methionine ABC transporter ATP-binding protein produces the protein MISLKEVSKRFITKQGEIVAVDSVNLDIQRGEIFGIIGYSGAGKSTLIRLLNGLEKPSDGHITVNGQEITSINEDKLRSFRQKVSMIFQHFNLLWSRTVAENIAFPLEIAGVPKEKRKARVEELLSLVGLEGRGDSYPSQLSGGQKQRVGIARALANGPEVLLCDEATSALDPETTDSILDLLVSINEKLGLTIVLITHEMQVIQKICNRVAVMENGQVVEEGDVLEVFQKPQQPITKRFVSQISDSKEPIQTIQNLVKLYPNGKLVKLVFVGDTTEQPILSRLIKQFDLEVNIVQGNISHTKSGAFGTLILQIDGNEQAVEDAIQFIHSQKVKTEVINND
- a CDS encoding methionine ABC transporter permease, translated to MIESLFPNVDWPKMWEATIETLYMTAISTVLTAIFGLILGLLLFLTSPHQAWANKIANWLTSGVVNIFRSIPFIILIILLIPFTTLLTGSMRGPNAAIPALVIGAAPFYARMVLIALREIDKGVLEAAKSMGAKTSTIIWKVLLPESMPALVSGITVTCISLVGYTAMAGIIGAGGLGNLAFLDGFQRGRGDVTLIATILILIIVFILQWIGDIITTKIDKR
- a CDS encoding MetQ/NlpA family ABC transporter substrate-binding protein, with the translated sequence MKKLLAGVLLSVSALTLAACGDEDSDKLVVGASNVPHAEILEQVVPILEEQGIELQIETYQDYVLPNKDLNNGDLDANYFQHAPYLESQMNDFDYDFVNAGGIHIEPIGLYSQKYDSIEELPEGATILMSNSVADHGRVLAMLEAEGLITLAEGIDKTKAEIDDIIDNPKNLEFDPNYEAALMVQLYENNEGDALLINSNYAIDAGLNPLEDAIAIEDSESPYVNLVAVNAGDEKDERIKALVEALQSKEIQDFILEEWGGAVVPVK
- a CDS encoding nuclease-related domain-containing protein; its protein translation is MIIKKYAESEQLKAMRLLLNRLPLRHPFYPKLATEIQTTMAGDYGEEMVYRELERMRLPYNYFLLHKVMLRTEKLFEIDFLLLTPFGAVILEIKNIIGSLEFKVNPSQLIQTKDNGEIKKYPCPVNQLNEYSYLLSNFFTHHNLTIPVFGAIVFASKNSHVKATNNDTTILYKNEVYSFLRNLQNKSTIVPDSKLNQVKNLILKHNSPFEFFPLTKHYSIEVSDLISGVACEGCGQVGMNKIKNIWYCKSCQYADKYASLKSLQHYFWLYDDLLTNKACRKFLLLDSRYEVKRLLRKANLLKLGKYKTTQYKRKN